A region of Paractinoplanes abujensis DNA encodes the following proteins:
- a CDS encoding class I SAM-dependent methyltransferase, whose amino-acid sequence MATYTHGHHESVLRSHRWRTAENSAAYLLPHLSSGVAVLDVGCGPGTITADFASLVTPARVTALEVTEGALDLARAEITRRGLTNVDFAVGDVQRLDFADDTFDVVHAHQVLQHLGDPVAALREMRRVTRPGGLIAVRDSDYAAFAWYPRLPELDDWLALYERVARGNGGEPDAARHLLAWAHAAGLTDVAATSSTWCFATAADREWWGGMWAERILKSDMAATAERTGAATRADLTRISQAWRDWAAHPDGWMSLLHGELIARV is encoded by the coding sequence ATGGCGACGTACACCCACGGTCATCACGAATCGGTCTTGCGCTCACACCGCTGGCGCACCGCAGAGAATTCGGCGGCTTACCTGTTGCCGCATCTTTCCTCCGGCGTGGCGGTGCTCGACGTCGGTTGCGGCCCCGGCACGATCACTGCCGACTTCGCGAGCCTCGTCACTCCGGCCCGGGTCACCGCGCTGGAGGTGACCGAGGGCGCGCTCGACCTGGCGCGGGCCGAGATCACCCGGCGCGGTCTGACCAACGTCGACTTCGCGGTCGGCGACGTGCAGCGGCTCGACTTCGCCGACGACACCTTCGACGTCGTGCACGCCCACCAGGTGCTGCAGCATCTCGGCGACCCGGTGGCGGCGCTGCGCGAAATGCGCCGGGTCACGAGGCCGGGCGGCCTGATCGCCGTACGGGACAGTGATTACGCGGCTTTCGCGTGGTATCCGAGGCTGCCCGAGCTCGACGATTGGCTCGCTCTCTACGAGCGGGTGGCCCGCGGCAACGGCGGCGAGCCCGACGCGGCCCGGCACCTGCTGGCCTGGGCGCACGCGGCCGGCCTGACCGACGTGGCGGCCACGTCGAGCACGTGGTGCTTCGCGACTGCGGCCGACCGCGAGTGGTGGGGCGGCATGTGGGCCGAACGCATCCTCAAGTCGGACATGGCGGCCACCGCCGAGCGCACCGGCGCCGCCACCCGTGCCGACCTCACCCGCATCTCGCAGGCCTGGCGCGACTGGGCCGCCCACCCCGACGGCTGGATGTCACTGCTGCACGGCGAGTTGATCGCGCGGGTCTGA
- a CDS encoding M15 family metallopeptidase: protein MGIERINSRIADIQSRMIALQTQQAGRNVQAQQSKSASGAESGTFASALESAVAQTSTAGKSYTLNSKGIPTELAAYGNGKIPANALERVGTTRHKLWAPAAESLNRMINDAKREGVTIGITDSYRPYEEQVDLARRKGLYSQGGLAAKPGTSEHGWGMATDLDLNSKAQTWMRANAEKYGFSENVPREPWHWEFKPPSA, encoded by the coding sequence GTGGGGATTGAGCGGATCAACTCGCGAATCGCGGACATCCAGAGCCGGATGATCGCGCTGCAGACGCAACAGGCGGGCCGGAACGTGCAGGCCCAGCAGAGCAAGTCGGCCTCGGGCGCCGAGAGCGGCACGTTCGCCAGCGCCCTGGAGAGCGCCGTGGCGCAGACGTCCACCGCCGGCAAGTCCTACACCCTCAACAGCAAGGGCATCCCGACCGAGCTCGCCGCCTACGGCAACGGCAAGATCCCGGCCAACGCGCTCGAACGGGTCGGCACCACCCGGCACAAGCTGTGGGCGCCGGCCGCCGAGTCGCTCAACCGGATGATCAACGACGCCAAGCGGGAAGGCGTCACCATCGGCATCACCGACTCCTACCGCCCGTACGAGGAACAGGTCGACCTGGCCCGCCGCAAGGGGCTCTACTCCCAGGGCGGGCTGGCGGCCAAGCCCGGCACCAGCGAACACGGCTGGGGCATGGCCACCGACCTCGACCTCAACAGCAAGGCGCAGACCTGGATGCGGGCCAACGCCGAGAAGTACGGCTTCTCCGAGAACGTGCCGCGCGAACCGTGGCACTGGGAGTTCAAGCCGCCGTCGGCCTGA
- a CDS encoding GTP cyclohydrolase II: protein MPVRTRVTVPLRFADGYQTDAGMVTFDGLSDGKEHLALALGTPGQFPLVRMHSECLTGDVFGSQRCDCGPQLRESVERIAAHGGYLLYLRQEGRGIGLYNKLDTYTLQDAGLDTYQANRALGHGDDQRDYSAAAQMLTALGATTIDLLTNNPDKVAQLRQNRIAVREVVPTAVHASPANLRYLAAKVAHTGHTIVLPAVH, encoded by the coding sequence ATGCCCGTACGCACCCGAGTCACCGTCCCGCTGCGCTTCGCCGACGGCTACCAGACCGACGCCGGCATGGTCACCTTCGACGGCCTGTCCGACGGCAAGGAACACCTGGCCCTCGCGCTCGGCACCCCCGGTCAGTTCCCGCTCGTACGGATGCACTCCGAATGCCTGACCGGTGACGTCTTCGGGTCGCAGCGCTGCGACTGCGGGCCCCAGCTGCGCGAATCCGTCGAGCGGATCGCCGCGCACGGCGGCTACCTGCTCTACCTGCGGCAGGAGGGACGCGGCATCGGGCTCTACAACAAGCTCGACACCTACACGCTGCAGGACGCGGGGCTCGACACCTACCAGGCCAACCGCGCCCTCGGGCACGGCGACGACCAGCGCGACTACTCGGCCGCCGCGCAGATGCTGACCGCGCTCGGCGCCACCACGATCGACCTGCTCACCAACAATCCGGACAAGGTCGCCCAGCTTCGCCAGAACCGCATCGCCGTACGGGAGGTCGTGCCCACCGCCGTGCACGCGTCCCCGGCCAACCTGCGCTACCTGGCGGCCAAGGTCGCCCACACCGGCCACACGATCGTGCTCCCGGCAGTGCACTGA
- a CDS encoding LysR family transcriptional regulator: MLELRHFEYFIAVAEERSFTRAADRLHVVQSGVSAVIKALEHELGTRLLERTSKRVELTDAGEALLPRARAAVDAVREARDAVDEVRGGLRGTVRVGTLTSVPLIDVPALMGQFHRRHPHVGLRLIVSPRGSDGLLDGLADGSLDVAFVSVPGRPPAGLRVRQIETRRLELVLPAGHRLAGSPEVRIADLAGEPFVDFPLGYGNRTIVDRAFAAAGAQRHVAIEVTDIGAGASFVREGLGVAILPPFVVPDDRTGLVLKNVVGADLEWPLGVAVPATRRPSAAARALLALIDEKVG; encoded by the coding sequence GTGCTGGAACTGCGTCACTTCGAGTACTTCATCGCGGTCGCCGAGGAGCGGAGCTTCACCCGGGCCGCCGACCGCCTGCACGTCGTGCAGTCCGGGGTGTCGGCCGTGATCAAGGCCCTGGAGCACGAGCTGGGCACGCGGCTGCTCGAGCGGACGTCGAAGCGGGTCGAGCTGACCGACGCGGGCGAGGCCCTGCTCCCGCGGGCGAGAGCGGCCGTCGACGCCGTACGGGAGGCGCGGGACGCCGTCGACGAGGTGCGCGGCGGCCTGCGGGGCACCGTCCGGGTCGGCACCCTGACCTCGGTGCCGCTGATCGACGTGCCCGCGCTGATGGGGCAGTTCCACCGCAGGCACCCGCACGTCGGCCTGCGGCTGATCGTCTCCCCGCGCGGCTCCGACGGCCTGCTCGACGGGCTGGCCGACGGGTCCCTCGACGTCGCCTTCGTCTCGGTGCCCGGCCGCCCGCCCGCGGGCCTGCGCGTGCGGCAGATCGAGACCCGCCGCCTGGAGCTCGTGCTGCCCGCCGGGCACCGCCTGGCCGGGTCGCCCGAGGTGCGCATCGCCGACCTGGCCGGCGAGCCGTTCGTCGACTTCCCGCTGGGCTACGGCAACCGGACGATCGTCGATCGGGCCTTCGCCGCGGCCGGGGCGCAGCGCCACGTGGCGATCGAGGTCACCGACATCGGCGCCGGGGCGAGCTTCGTACGGGAAGGTCTCGGGGTGGCCATTCTGCCGCCGTTCGTGGTGCCCGACGACCGGACCGGACTCGTGCTCAAGAACGTCGTCGGCGCCGACCTGGAGTGGCCGCTCGGCGTCGCGGTGCCGGCGACGCGCAGGCCCAGCGCGGCGGCCCGGGCGCTTCTGGCGCTGATCGACGAGAAGGTCGGTTAG
- a CDS encoding MFS transporter has translation MTVLLERPHLSSQRHGRGFWLIAAVYLVALAFSTVPTPLYPLYQRADGFSAFTVTVVFAVYAVGVITSLVLAGHVSDWTGRRRVLYAALGLEIAAAVLFLTWTTLPGLITARFLTGLGVGMLTATATAYLLELHKAHRPEANGTRFEVVSSAANLGGLGAGTLLAGGLAQFVTSPLRTPYVVFLVLLALSVIAVAAAPETVDAPATRPRYRPQGVRIAGRDRTAVVVAGVSAFAAFAVFGLFTSLAPSFVAGALHHPSRVLAGLTVFVVFGAGAASQAVSGRLTPQARFSGGLIAQAAGLVVLTTGMQTASLASFLAGGALAGAGAGILFKSAVGTIAANAPTAQRGESLAGLFLIAYSGLVVPVLGLGVASRYVPSTTSILWFTGIMLALLGGVAWLGLRRGR, from the coding sequence ATGACCGTTCTTCTGGAGAGGCCGCACCTCTCCTCGCAGCGTCACGGCCGGGGGTTCTGGCTGATCGCCGCCGTCTACCTCGTCGCGCTCGCCTTCTCCACCGTGCCCACCCCGCTCTACCCGCTCTACCAGCGCGCGGACGGCTTCTCCGCGTTCACGGTGACTGTCGTCTTCGCCGTGTACGCCGTCGGCGTGATCACCAGCCTGGTGCTGGCCGGGCACGTCTCGGACTGGACCGGCCGCCGCCGCGTGCTCTACGCCGCGCTCGGCCTGGAGATCGCCGCCGCCGTGCTGTTCCTCACCTGGACCACCCTGCCCGGCCTGATCACGGCCCGCTTCCTGACCGGCCTGGGCGTCGGCATGCTGACCGCGACCGCCACCGCGTACCTGCTCGAACTGCACAAGGCACACCGCCCGGAGGCGAACGGCACGCGCTTCGAGGTCGTGTCGTCGGCCGCCAACCTGGGCGGGCTCGGCGCGGGCACCCTGCTCGCGGGCGGCCTGGCCCAGTTCGTGACGTCTCCCCTGCGTACGCCGTACGTGGTCTTCCTGGTCCTGCTGGCGCTCAGCGTGATCGCCGTGGCCGCCGCGCCCGAGACGGTGGACGCGCCCGCCACCCGCCCGCGCTACCGGCCCCAGGGCGTGCGCATCGCCGGGCGGGACCGCACCGCCGTGGTCGTGGCCGGCGTCTCCGCGTTCGCCGCCTTCGCCGTGTTCGGCCTGTTCACCTCGCTGGCGCCGAGCTTCGTGGCGGGCGCCCTGCACCACCCCAGCCGCGTGCTGGCCGGCCTGACCGTCTTCGTGGTCTTCGGCGCGGGCGCCGCCAGCCAGGCCGTCAGCGGCCGGCTCACCCCGCAGGCCCGGTTCTCAGGCGGGCTGATCGCGCAGGCCGCGGGTCTCGTGGTGCTGACGACCGGCATGCAGACCGCGTCGCTGGCGAGCTTCCTGGCCGGGGGCGCGCTGGCCGGGGCCGGGGCGGGCATCCTGTTCAAGTCGGCGGTCGGCACGATCGCGGCGAACGCTCCCACCGCCCAGCGCGGCGAGAGCCTGGCCGGGCTGTTCCTGATCGCCTACTCCGGACTGGTCGTCCCGGTACTCGGCCTGGGCGTCGCCAGCCGCTACGTCCCGTCGACCACGTCGATCCTCTGGTTCACCGGCATCATGCTGGCGCTCCTGGGCGGGGTGGCCTGGCTAGGCTTGCGACGTGGCCGATGA
- a CDS encoding MarR family winged helix-turn-helix transcriptional regulator, which produces MADDPLELERQVCFALAVASRSVIGLYRPLLEPMGLTHPQYLVMLALWQHAPLSVRDLSRLLQLDPGTLSPLLKRLETIGYVDRQRDPADERSLAVTLTGRGRDLRAEAEKIPPAIVARLGLPIEELESLHAALTRVIAATH; this is translated from the coding sequence GTGGCCGATGACCCCCTCGAACTGGAACGACAGGTGTGCTTCGCCCTCGCGGTGGCCTCGCGCAGCGTGATCGGGCTCTACCGCCCGCTGCTCGAGCCGATGGGCCTGACCCATCCGCAGTACCTGGTGATGCTCGCGCTCTGGCAGCACGCCCCGCTCTCGGTGCGCGACCTCAGCCGGCTTCTCCAGCTCGACCCGGGAACGCTGTCGCCGCTGCTCAAGAGGCTCGAGACCATCGGGTACGTGGACCGGCAGCGCGATCCGGCCGACGAGCGCAGCCTGGCCGTGACCCTGACCGGGCGGGGCCGGGACCTGCGGGCCGAGGCTGAGAAGATCCCGCCCGCGATCGTCGCCCGATTGGGCCTGCCCATCGAGGAACTGGAGTCGTTGCACGCGGCACTCACACGGGTGATTGCGGCCACTCACTGA
- a CDS encoding type I glyceraldehyde-3-phosphate dehydrogenase, whose amino-acid sequence MSVTIGINGFGRIGRSLARIVAAAGDPGISIAAVNDLASTEKMAYGLRRDSIRGAFPGTVTARADHLVVNDHAIRAFHHERPERIPWADAGVDVVIEATGRFRAGTTARTHITHGGARKVVISASADEPDAFLMYGANHTTYDPARHDVVSPGSCGVNALTVMAKVLLDRFGLGAVNTSVVLATQGWQKPQDTFSGTSRDDPRLGRATGESIIPHNYVVGDLVRVALPEIGEMRYSYYCVPTPIGSLAELSGQTDRPVSVEEVNRAMAEAAAGPLRRVLAYDPDPTVSIDVKNNPASCLFDPSGTQTTADGGVKVRGWFDNEWGFSNRLLDIARLVGERTPVTSRQVSWSIA is encoded by the coding sequence ATGAGTGTCACGATCGGCATCAACGGATTCGGGCGGATCGGTCGCAGTCTCGCACGGATAGTCGCGGCGGCCGGCGATCCGGGAATATCCATTGCCGCCGTAAACGACCTTGCCTCGACCGAGAAAATGGCCTACGGGCTGCGCCGGGACAGCATTCGCGGCGCATTTCCGGGCACCGTCACGGCCCGCGCCGACCACCTTGTCGTGAATGACCATGCAATCCGCGCCTTCCACCATGAACGTCCCGAACGCATTCCGTGGGCCGACGCCGGGGTCGACGTCGTCATCGAGGCCACCGGGCGGTTCCGGGCCGGCACGACGGCCCGCACCCACATCACCCACGGCGGCGCGCGCAAGGTCGTGATCAGCGCCTCGGCCGACGAGCCGGACGCGTTCCTGATGTACGGGGCCAACCACACCACGTACGACCCGGCCCGCCACGACGTCGTCTCCCCCGGCTCGTGCGGTGTGAACGCGCTCACCGTGATGGCCAAGGTGCTGCTCGACCGGTTCGGGCTGGGCGCCGTCAACACGTCGGTCGTGCTGGCCACGCAGGGCTGGCAGAAACCGCAGGACACCTTCAGCGGCACCTCCCGCGACGACCCGCGCCTGGGCCGGGCCACCGGCGAGAGCATCATCCCGCACAACTACGTGGTCGGTGACCTCGTACGGGTGGCGTTGCCCGAGATCGGCGAGATGCGCTACAGCTACTACTGCGTGCCCACCCCGATCGGGTCGCTGGCCGAGTTGTCCGGGCAGACCGACCGGCCGGTCAGCGTCGAGGAGGTGAACCGGGCCATGGCCGAGGCGGCGGCGGGCCCGCTGCGCCGCGTGCTGGCCTACGACCCCGACCCGACCGTCTCGATCGACGTGAAGAACAACCCGGCGTCCTGCCTGTTCGACCCGTCCGGCACGCAGACGACAGCGGACGGCGGGGTGAAGGTGCGCGGGTGGTTCGACAACGAATGGGGCTTCTCGAACCGATTACTCGACATCGCGCGCCTCGTGGGTGAACGTACGCCCGTGACGTCGCGTCAGGTGTCCTGGAGCATCGCCTAG
- a CDS encoding threonine/serine dehydratase, which produces MTVSYDDVRAAAARLEGRIRRTPVFRGDDGVWFKLEHTQHAGSFKTRGMVNQILAAGTLPDAGIVAASGGNAGLAAAYAARESGVRAEVFVPATAPAVKVAKLGKLGAHVVQVGNEYAEAYEAAVVHAAATGARFCHAYDDPDMVAGNGTLGLELLDQIPGGFDTVLVAVGGGGLIAGVIAALGSAHRVVAVEPVSASALHAALAAGAPVDVPVSGVAADSLGARRVGRIAFDMAAGIPSVLVDDQAIIDARRRLWDDYRQAVEHGTAAAYAALTSGAYVPAPGERAVVLLCGANTNPADLA; this is translated from the coding sequence GTGACTGTTTCGTATGACGACGTCCGGGCGGCCGCCGCTCGGCTCGAGGGCCGGATCCGCCGCACGCCGGTGTTCCGCGGTGACGACGGGGTCTGGTTCAAGCTGGAGCACACGCAGCACGCAGGCTCGTTCAAGACGCGGGGCATGGTCAACCAGATCCTGGCCGCGGGCACACTGCCCGACGCGGGCATCGTCGCCGCCTCGGGCGGGAACGCGGGCCTGGCGGCGGCCTACGCGGCGCGCGAGTCGGGCGTACGGGCGGAGGTTTTCGTCCCCGCCACCGCGCCCGCGGTCAAGGTGGCCAAGCTCGGCAAACTGGGCGCGCACGTGGTGCAGGTCGGCAACGAGTACGCGGAGGCCTACGAGGCGGCCGTGGTGCACGCCGCCGCCACGGGGGCCCGGTTCTGCCACGCCTACGACGACCCCGACATGGTGGCCGGCAACGGCACGCTGGGCCTGGAACTGCTCGACCAGATCCCCGGCGGCTTCGACACCGTGCTGGTCGCGGTGGGCGGGGGCGGGCTGATCGCCGGGGTGATCGCGGCCCTGGGTTCTGCCCACCGCGTCGTGGCCGTCGAACCCGTCTCCGCCTCGGCCCTGCACGCGGCGCTGGCCGCCGGCGCCCCGGTCGACGTCCCGGTCTCGGGCGTGGCAGCCGATTCGCTGGGCGCCCGCCGCGTCGGCCGGATCGCCTTCGACATGGCCGCCGGCATCCCGTCGGTGCTCGTCGACGACCAGGCCATCATCGATGCTCGCCGCCGCCTCTGGGACGACTACCGGCAGGCCGTCGAACACGGCACGGCGGCCGCCTACGCCGCACTGACCTCGGGCGCCTACGTTCCCGCGCCCGGCGAGCGGGCAGTAGTGCTGCTGTGCGGAGCGAACACGAACCCGGCGGACCTCGCGTAG
- a CDS encoding pyridoxamine 5'-phosphate oxidase family protein yields the protein MRSEHEPGGPRVAPILQDRARPPGFAAGALPLATWPDTCELLRSGDAGPFWLSVTRAGAAPHVRPIFAAWDTGTFFFVSKESAAKTHHFTQHPQVSLSVDLKTLHLVVEGRVTRAADLQRASTALREVFGWPTVVRDDQLDAEGGAPTSGGPPYEVWQLAPARAYAFPTHDQFDPTRWTFTDPA from the coding sequence GTGCGGAGCGAACACGAACCCGGCGGACCTCGCGTAGCACCCATCCTCCAGGACCGGGCGCGCCCACCCGGCTTCGCGGCGGGCGCCCTGCCCCTGGCCACCTGGCCGGACACCTGCGAGCTGCTGCGCAGCGGCGACGCGGGCCCGTTCTGGCTCAGCGTCACCCGCGCCGGAGCCGCCCCGCACGTCCGCCCCATCTTCGCCGCCTGGGACACCGGCACGTTCTTCTTCGTCTCCAAGGAGTCGGCCGCCAAGACCCACCACTTCACGCAGCACCCCCAGGTCAGCCTGAGCGTCGACTTGAAGACGCTGCACCTGGTGGTCGAAGGCCGGGTGACCCGCGCCGCCGACCTGCAACGCGCGTCCACCGCCCTGCGCGAAGTCTTCGGCTGGCCCACCGTCGTCCGCGACGACCAGCTGGACGCGGAGGGCGGCGCACCCACCTCGGGCGGACCCCCGTACGAGGTGTGGCAGCTGGCACCGGCCCGGGCCTACGCCTTCCCTACCCACGACCAGTTCGACCCGACCCGCTGGACGTTCACCGACCCGGCATGA
- a CDS encoding AfsR/SARP family transcriptional regulator, with translation MSSSELAEIRILAFGEIAVTVDGVAVAAGPPKQRALLALLLCRPGAEVPSGELIEALWSSQAPSSARNNLRTYVHGLRRILGEDRVSGNGRPGYRLHRDDLWTDVGHFEALCAAADRALADAEPDTARAALAEAVALRRGPAFGDVGPPAVVEDEAARLEERWLLAVEQRIELDLRRGSPAQVIGELSGLVKRHPWRERFAALLMLALYRSGRQTDALTTYRQTAAALADELGIEPGAELTELHQAMLRQDPALDRQSAVPAGADSPVVARPAELPPGSGHFTGRTREGTTLDAALADARISGRLPVLAVVGPAGIGKTSLVVEWAQRAVADFPDGQIFADLRGFSAEPVTPPADALRRLLWSLGVEADRVPAAIEEAAALLRSLLSGKRLLMILDNAASAEQVVPLLPGGTGNAVVVTSRNRLAGLIARHGARQLVLEPLAEDEALSLVARIAGPVRVRMEAAAARALVRRCSRLPLALCIAAADVAEDPAQTITEYLVEHRAEARARGNPELAVLAAFDLSLRGLSAGQQRLLLLLGVVPGPTFTADAAAALAGSTAEAVEPDLFRLVNAHFVQRRGGGRFAFHDLIREYTRTKAPAPERAAALHRLLEHYREFADAADRILQPGALRLPSVAGRDPFAGDVAAARSWFADESADLVAACRATGEPGHLATVAQLADTVGRYLWTRVDLDNWTVVAEAGARAARLGKDLRGQVAAQIALARIADCRCDFTTGVARYAEAAALARRAHWPEAEQLALGSTAALHGQLGDLRSAVRQLEASLTATRELGDRLHEGRTLQLLGAYRAEQGELRLAGDLFRQALAVIEKQGSRIGQAIILTNTAELSLLRGEFGEAARQAGRALSIADEVGHVSCRIGALVNLSAAWRGLGVAATALPYVQQALAIPAGLDARDLGVVLHEAAEVHDALGEPGRAIEYHRTAYRLTASAQARSPALTHAIALALAEHRWVRSGRAGTTAPDTPDPAVALAEARRYGYRGLEGFALAALAEISRDRGRPAEAARLAEQALRRQRESGRHTDPELLTAIIEAAGPQPVSDDTSGLGVGLSWGAQ, from the coding sequence GTGTCCTCATCGGAGCTCGCCGAAATCCGCATCCTCGCGTTCGGGGAGATAGCGGTCACGGTGGACGGTGTGGCTGTGGCCGCCGGTCCGCCCAAACAACGCGCCCTGCTCGCCCTGTTGCTCTGCCGCCCGGGCGCCGAGGTGCCCTCGGGGGAACTGATCGAGGCCCTGTGGAGTTCGCAGGCCCCCAGTTCCGCCCGCAACAACCTGCGCACGTACGTGCACGGCCTGCGCCGGATCCTCGGCGAGGACCGGGTCAGCGGCAACGGCCGTCCCGGTTACCGGCTGCACCGGGACGACCTGTGGACCGACGTCGGGCATTTCGAGGCTCTGTGCGCCGCGGCCGACCGGGCCCTGGCCGACGCCGAACCGGATACCGCCCGGGCCGCCCTGGCCGAGGCGGTGGCGCTGCGCCGCGGTCCCGCCTTCGGCGACGTCGGGCCGCCGGCCGTGGTCGAGGACGAGGCCGCCCGGCTGGAGGAGCGCTGGCTGCTCGCCGTCGAGCAGCGCATCGAGCTGGACCTGCGCCGCGGCAGCCCGGCTCAGGTCATCGGCGAGCTGAGCGGCCTGGTCAAGCGGCATCCCTGGCGGGAACGCTTCGCCGCGCTGCTCATGCTGGCGCTCTACCGGTCCGGACGGCAGACCGACGCGCTCACCACCTATCGCCAGACGGCCGCCGCGCTGGCCGACGAGCTCGGCATCGAACCCGGCGCCGAGCTGACCGAGCTGCATCAGGCGATGTTGCGGCAGGATCCGGCCCTGGACCGTCAGTCCGCGGTCCCGGCCGGGGCGGACTCGCCGGTGGTCGCCCGGCCGGCCGAGCTGCCGCCTGGTTCGGGGCATTTCACCGGCCGGACCCGGGAGGGAACGACGCTCGACGCCGCCTTGGCCGACGCCCGCATCTCGGGCCGGTTGCCGGTGCTGGCGGTGGTCGGCCCGGCCGGCATCGGCAAGACGTCGCTGGTTGTGGAGTGGGCGCAGCGGGCCGTCGCCGACTTCCCGGACGGGCAGATCTTCGCCGACCTGCGGGGTTTCAGCGCCGAGCCGGTCACGCCACCCGCCGACGCCCTGCGCCGGCTGCTGTGGTCGCTCGGCGTCGAGGCGGACCGGGTGCCCGCCGCCATCGAGGAGGCGGCGGCGCTGCTGCGTTCGCTGCTGTCCGGCAAGCGCCTGCTGATGATCCTGGACAACGCCGCTTCGGCCGAGCAGGTGGTGCCGCTGCTGCCGGGCGGCACCGGCAACGCCGTCGTGGTGACCAGCCGCAACCGGCTGGCCGGGTTGATCGCCCGGCACGGCGCGCGGCAGCTCGTGCTGGAGCCGCTGGCCGAGGACGAGGCGCTCAGTCTCGTGGCCCGCATCGCCGGGCCGGTACGCGTCCGGATGGAGGCCGCGGCCGCCCGGGCCCTGGTCCGGCGGTGCAGCCGGCTGCCGCTGGCCCTCTGCATCGCCGCCGCCGACGTGGCCGAGGACCCGGCCCAGACGATCACCGAATACCTGGTGGAGCATCGGGCGGAGGCCCGCGCGCGGGGCAACCCGGAGCTCGCGGTGCTGGCCGCGTTCGACCTGTCGCTGCGCGGGCTCAGCGCCGGCCAGCAACGGCTGCTCCTGCTGCTCGGCGTCGTGCCCGGTCCGACCTTCACCGCCGACGCGGCCGCGGCGCTGGCCGGCAGTACGGCGGAGGCGGTCGAACCGGACCTGTTCCGCTTGGTCAACGCGCATTTCGTGCAGCGCCGGGGCGGGGGCCGGTTCGCTTTCCACGACCTGATCCGCGAGTACACCCGGACCAAGGCGCCCGCTCCGGAGCGCGCCGCGGCCCTGCACCGTCTGCTGGAGCACTACCGGGAGTTCGCGGACGCCGCGGACCGGATCCTGCAGCCGGGCGCGCTGCGGTTGCCGTCGGTGGCCGGTCGGGACCCGTTCGCCGGGGACGTGGCCGCCGCGCGGAGCTGGTTCGCCGACGAGTCAGCCGACTTGGTCGCCGCCTGCCGCGCCACCGGCGAGCCCGGGCACCTGGCCACCGTGGCCCAGCTGGCCGACACTGTGGGCCGTTACCTGTGGACCCGCGTCGACCTGGACAACTGGACCGTGGTGGCCGAGGCGGGCGCCCGCGCCGCGCGGCTCGGGAAAGACCTGCGGGGCCAGGTGGCGGCCCAGATCGCGCTGGCCCGCATCGCCGACTGCCGCTGCGACTTCACCACGGGCGTGGCCCGGTACGCCGAAGCGGCCGCCCTGGCCCGCCGCGCCCACTGGCCCGAGGCGGAACAGCTCGCGCTCGGTTCCACCGCCGCCCTGCACGGGCAGCTGGGCGACCTCCGGTCGGCGGTGCGGCAGTTGGAGGCGTCGCTGACCGCCACCCGCGAACTGGGCGACCGGTTGCACGAGGGCCGCACCCTGCAACTGCTCGGCGCCTACCGCGCGGAGCAGGGGGAGCTCAGGCTGGCGGGTGACCTGTTCCGTCAGGCGCTGGCGGTGATCGAGAAGCAGGGTTCGCGGATCGGGCAGGCGATCATCCTGACCAACACGGCCGAGCTGAGCCTGTTGCGGGGCGAGTTCGGCGAGGCCGCGCGCCAGGCCGGCCGGGCCCTGAGCATCGCCGACGAGGTCGGTCACGTCTCGTGCCGGATCGGCGCCCTGGTCAACCTGTCGGCGGCGTGGCGCGGGCTCGGGGTGGCGGCGACGGCCCTGCCGTACGTGCAGCAGGCGCTGGCCATCCCGGCCGGGCTCGACGCCCGCGACCTGGGCGTCGTGCTGCACGAGGCGGCCGAGGTGCACGACGCCCTGGGCGAGCCCGGCCGCGCGATCGAATACCACCGGACCGCGTACCGGCTGACCGCGTCGGCCCAGGCCCGCTCGCCGGCCCTGACCCACGCGATCGCGCTGGCCCTGGCCGAGCACCGCTGGGTGCGGTCCGGGCGGGCGGGCACCACCGCGCCGGACACTCCCGATCCGGCCGTCGCCCTGGCCGAGGCCCGCCGGTACGGCTATCGCGGCCTGGAAGGTTTCGCGCTGGCCGCGCTGGCCGAGATCAGCCGCGATCGGGGCCGCCCCGCCGAGGCGGCCCGGCTGGCCGAGCAGGCCCTGCGCCGGCAACGCGAGTCCGGCCGCCACACCGACCCCGAGCTGCTCACCGCGATCATCGAGGCCGCCGGCCCGCAGCCGGTGAGCGATGACACGTCAGGTCTCGGTGTCGGCCTCAGCTGGGGTGCGCAGTAG